In Rhinoraja longicauda isolate Sanriku21f chromosome 13, sRhiLon1.1, whole genome shotgun sequence, one genomic interval encodes:
- the LOC144599084 gene encoding G-protein coupled receptor 55-like produces the protein MTCSLNTTTDTQFVKTFQYVVHIPTFALGLLINSAALSILCFRLKSWTESMIYMTNLIFSDLLLIFSLPFKMHAYQKSGEWRLGPRFCEFVESLYFVNTYGTILLIMLISLDRYVAIRHPILARTIRSPKKAAVACTVVWLCVWSASIPNYLRANPPNHQCFSSFGEFWDRGAIPLAMLALFAIAAFVVIVCSVRILRTLQRVVVEREGINMSTSMKIITSNLITFLLCFTPYHVAMLLYLLAKKCYMPVGYQAPLRVFLQISQCLATTNCCLDAMYYYLIIKEFWKSKIKNINETVSTNTG, from the coding sequence ATGACGTGCAGCCTGAACACCACCACCGACACCCAGTTTGTGAAGACCTTCCAATACGTGGTCCACATCCCAACCTTCGCCCTGGGACTGCTCATCAACTCAGCGGCGCTCTCGATACTTTGCTTCAGGTTGAAGAGTTGGACGGAGTCCATGATCTACATGACCAACCTGATATTTTCCGACCTGTTGTTGATTTTCTCGCTGCCGTTCAAAATGCACGCCTACCAGAAAAGTGGAGAGTGGCGCCTGGGTCCCCGCTTCTGTGAGTTTGTGGAGTCCCTGTACTTCGTCAACACCTACGGCACCATCCTGTTGATCATGCTGATCTCCCTGGACCGCTACGTCGCTATCAGGCATCCCATTCTGGCAAGAACCATCCGATCGCCAAAGAAAGCCGCCGTCGCCTGCACTGttgtgtggctctgtgtgtggTCTGCCAGCATTCCCAATTACCTGCGGGCAAATCCTCCAAACCACCAGTGTTTCTCGAGTTTCGGTGAATTTTGGGACCGCGGAGCAATTCCCCTGGCCATGCTCGCCCTGTTTGCGATTGCTGCGTTTGTTGTCATTGTCTGCAGTGTGCGGATTCTGCGAACGTTACAACGGGTGGtcgtggagagagaaggaataaacATGAGCACGTCTATGAAAATAATCACTTCCAATCTGATAACTTTCCTTCTCTGCTTCACACCGTATCACGTCGCCATGTTACTGTACCTCTTGGCAAAGAAATGCTACATGCCAGTCGGTTACCAGGCACCGCTGCGGGTGTTTCTCCAGATCTCTCAGTGTCTGGCGACGACTAACTGTTGCCTGGATGCCATGTATTACTATTTGATCATTAAGGAgttctggaaatccaaaattaAGAACATCAACGAAACTGTGTCAACCAATACCGGTTAA